The following coding sequences lie in one Panicum virgatum strain AP13 chromosome 6N, P.virgatum_v5, whole genome shotgun sequence genomic window:
- the LOC120678289 gene encoding serine/arginine repetitive matrix protein 1-like produces the protein MPDGGPRGGVEWPSRSRLPSPGTEELPLPAAPMAQVQAPPPPPSGRAAAHRDLAAVLPSPPPFGPPPNPAATAVGSDRRLQSPPNPATATLGSDLRLRRTFGFAPPPPPLGSRHRRRPSQSPPGLAVATSRASAPPQPLLCLPAAATFEARRCRPSQWPLGFAAAAPRTSCCRNRSSCLPTAVALEARRYRPSQSPLGLAAATPRASRDVAVDASRAALRWALASARRPLAVAARGPGAALPRRR, from the exons ATGCCCGACGGCGGCCCACGAGGCGGCGTTGAGTGGCCGAGCAGAAGCCGCCTGCCGAGCCCTGGCACAGAGGAGCTGCCGCTGCCCGCTGCACCCATGGCCCAGGTCCAAG cgccgccgccgccgccctctggccgcgccgccgcccatcggGATCTCGCTGCAGTGctgccctccccgccgccgttcGGTCCCCCGCCGAATCCTGCTGCTACCGCCGTCGGGTCGGACCGCCGCCTCCAGTCCCCGCCGAatcccgccaccgccaccctcgggtcggacctccgcctccgccgcaccTTCGGGTtcgcgccaccacctccgcccTTGGgctcacgccaccgccgccgcccctcgcaGTCGCCACCAGGGCTCGCTGTAGCCACCTCTcgggcctccgcgccgccacagCCGCTACTGTGCCtccccgccgctgccaccttcgaggctcgccgctgccgcccctcgCAGTGGCCGCTGGGGTTCGCCGCAGCCGCCCCTCGGACCTCCTGCTGCCGCAACCGCTCCTCGTGCCTCCCCACCGCCGTCGCCCTCGAGGCTCGTCGCTACCGCCCCTCGCAGTCGCCGCTAGGGCTCGCCGCAGCCACCCCTCGGGCCTCCAGGGATGTGGCCGTCGACGCCTCcagggcggcgctccggtgggcGCTCGCGAGCGCCCGGCGACCCCTGGCTGTCGCGGCACGCGGACCCGGTGCAGCTCTTCCTCGCCGGCGATAG